The following are from one region of the Gallus gallus isolate bGalGal1 chromosome 37, bGalGal1.mat.broiler.GRCg7b, whole genome shotgun sequence genome:
- the LOC121108157 gene encoding coiled-coil domain-containing protein 81-like has translation MSSGMAGANKEQPAGTRRNRMSFCEDGPAARRASGPTCTDTEGTRLHSHHRSAAAANLGTQTTLSICHLTPAWQREGCREAAGAECDLLFLCPPERVAVWDAVAAYVQEHLLVQKGVWIPTFGSFDTISRDIRTEDGTVTLRWPVFHLSGNLIAVHHLKPRRESLPAHRKLEPLKSSEVAAAASVTWQTAQACIQSTVSLLSGCLKNGENVAVVFKDIGVLHIDGLTFHMKFYYDFLDKLSGKEKFRKALLKAPWLLDMVVSRAAPVATLALSGCLVVFPK, from the exons atgagctccggcATGGCTGGCGCCAACAAGGAGCAACCCGCTGGCACGAGGCGGAACAGGATGAGCTTCTGCGAGGATGGCCCCGCAGCGAGGCGTGCCTCCGGACCCACATGCACCGACACCGAAGGTACACggctccacagccaccacaggagcgctgctgcagccaatCTTGGCACGCAGACGACACTTTCCATCTGCCACCTCACTCCCGCCTGGCAGCGGGAGGGCTGCCGGGAAGCGGCAGGTGCAGAGTgtgacctgcttttcctttgccctccagagcgagttgccgtctgggatgcggtggccgcCTACGTACAagagcacctcctggtgcagaag GGGGTCTGGATTCCCACCTTCGGAtcctttgacaccatctccaGAGACATCAGGACTGAGGACGGGACCGTGACTCTGCGATGGCCCGTCTTTCACTTGTCTGGAAACCTCATAGCCGTGCACCACCTCAAGCCCCGCAGGGAGTCCCTGCCAG cccataggAAGCTGGAGCCGCTCAAGAGCAGCGAGGTGGCCgcagctgcctctgtgacctggcagacAGCGCAGGCTtgcatccaaagcaccgtgtccctgctctctggctgcctgAAGAATGGGGAGAACGTTGCCGTTGTCTTCAAGGACATTGGAGTGCTCCACATTGATGGACTGACCTTCCACATGAAATTCTATTACGACTTCCTTGACAAGCTGTCAGGGAAAGAGAAGTTCAGGAAAGCTCTTCTCAAG gccccctggctgctggacatgGTGGTGTCCCGAGCGGCACCGGTGGCCACCCTGGCACTCTCTGGCTGCCTCGTCGTCTTTCCCAAGTGA
- the LOC121108163 gene encoding uncharacterized protein LOC121108163 isoform X2, with amino-acid sequence MSQQGDDRGSNCCRVSGKKWRGAVPRGWEQQPAGCQRSNRALQRTEGRNRDGRSFLPYRRMDPARPWSGAGQGGKWKASAERGAEPNGKIYAKAVQEVLLERAHLQAGGLPTTAGPNTGGRPSPAVCPRSVSKSLAGCKRKGLEEAKPTAAQLPANKRVRGPSGDSVPAPAAHPGPAAARSSKLRARRRQEKERRGESMKAALRAAAARAEASAVNSLVEMMQKLQLKD; translated from the exons ATGTCTCAGCAAGGAGACGACCGCGGTTCCAATTGCTGCCGTGTGAGTGGCAAG aagtggCGCGGTGCGGTTCCCCgcggttgggagcagcagccagcaggctgccagagatccAACCGCGCCTTGCAGCGCACAGAGGGACGCAACAGGGACGGACGGTCCTTCCTGCCATACAGAA GGATGGATCCTGCGCgtccatggagtggtgctgggcaagGGGGGAAATGGAAAGCCTCCGCAG AGAGAGGTGCCGAGCCCAACGGAAAGATCTACGCAAAAGCGGTGCAGGAAGTCCTTCTGGAGagagctcatctccaggctggaggGCTTCCTACAACAGCAGGTCCCAACACAGGGGGAAGaccttcccctgctgtgtgccccCGCTCTGTCTCCAAGTCCTTGGCTGGATGTAAACGCAAGGGCTTGGAAGAAGCGAAGCCAACAGCAGCGCAGCTGCCTGCTAACAAAAGAGTGAGGGGGCCGAGCGGAGACAGcgtgccagctccagcagcacaccctgggcctgctgcagcgCGGAGCTCCAAGCTAAGAg CGAGAAGACgccaagagaaagagaggagaggggaatcgatgaaggctgccctcagagctgccgCTGCACGTGCAGAG GCCTCCGCAGTGAACAGCcttgtggagatgatgcagaagctgcagctgaaggactga
- the LOC121108163 gene encoding uncharacterized protein LOC121108163 isoform X1: MCGTIWNLSANLGCPFPPPFLPFSLQKWRGAVPRGWEQQPAGCQRSNRALQRTEGRNRDGRSFLPYRRMDPARPWSGAGQGGKWKASAERGAEPNGKIYAKAVQEVLLERAHLQAGGLPTTAGPNTGGRPSPAVCPRSVSKSLAGCKRKGLEEAKPTAAQLPANKRVRGPSGDSVPAPAAHPGPAAARSSKLRARRRQEKERRGESMKAALRAAAARAEASAVNSLVEMMQKLQLKD, translated from the exons ATGTGTGGCACGATCTGGAACCTCTCTGCAAACCTTGGCTGCCCGTTCCCACCACcgtttctccctttctctcttcagaagtggCGCGGTGCGGTTCCCCgcggttgggagcagcagccagcaggctgccagagatccAACCGCGCCTTGCAGCGCACAGAGGGACGCAACAGGGACGGACGGTCCTTCCTGCCATACAGAA GGATGGATCCTGCGCgtccatggagtggtgctgggcaagGGGGGAAATGGAAAGCCTCCGCAG AGAGAGGTGCCGAGCCCAACGGAAAGATCTACGCAAAAGCGGTGCAGGAAGTCCTTCTGGAGagagctcatctccaggctggaggGCTTCCTACAACAGCAGGTCCCAACACAGGGGGAAGaccttcccctgctgtgtgccccCGCTCTGTCTCCAAGTCCTTGGCTGGATGTAAACGCAAGGGCTTGGAAGAAGCGAAGCCAACAGCAGCGCAGCTGCCTGCTAACAAAAGAGTGAGGGGGCCGAGCGGAGACAGcgtgccagctccagcagcacaccctgggcctgctgcagcgCGGAGCTCCAAGCTAAGAg CGAGAAGACgccaagagaaagagaggagaggggaatcgatgaaggctgccctcagagctgccgCTGCACGTGCAGAG GCCTCCGCAGTGAACAGCcttgtggagatgatgcagaagctgcagctgaaggactga